AAGGGTGAGTGGAGTGTCCTGGGTCCAAGGCCCTGGCTGCCTTTTCCCAGACCCTTCAGGGACCCATCAGCTTCATGTGCCCTCTGACCCCCACAGGTGCCGACCCTGAGGATGTGATCACCGGAGCCTTCAAGGTTCTGGACCCTGAGGGAAAGGGCACCATCAAGAAGAAGTTGTAAGCATCGGCTCCCCCACCCTTCCGACCCTTCCCCCACTCCACCAGCTGCTCCCACACTGACAGCCTCCTTAAATTTCTACCAAGGCTGGGccctgtggctcaggcctataatcccagtgctttgggaggcagaggcaggaggatttgcttgaggacaggagtttgagatcagcctggataacacagcatgaccctgtttctaaaaacttAACTAAAAAATTCGTgggctggccgggcacagtggctcatgcctgtaatcccagcactttgggaggccaaggcgggcggatcatgtgaggtcaggagtccaagaacagcctggccaacacggtgaaaccccgtctctactaaaaatacaaaaattagctgggcgtggtggcgggcgcctgtagtcccagctactagggagactgggacatgagaatcgcttgaaccctggagtcggaggttgcagtgagccaagatcatgtcactgccctccaacctgggcgacaatagcaaaactccgtctccaaaaaaaagaaaaaaaaaatttgcgggagtggtggcaaacacctatagtcccagctactccggaggctgaggcaggaagatcccttgagcccaagagttccaggttgcagtgagccgtgatcaaaccactgcattccagcctgggcgacagggtgagaccctgtctcaaaacaaacaaaaacccaaaaattccTACGAAGGGTTAGGCACTGCCAGAGGTAAGGGAGTAGTTAAGATTGTGGTAATGGGCGGTAAGATTGCATTTTCACAGCAAATGTGGGCGGAGAGGGCAAAAGCGAGTGTCTGGGAGGCCAATGAAGGAAGTAGAGTGACCTGGGTTTTcgggggaggctggggctggcatCGGGGATGAGGTGCGAGGGAGTGGAAAGGAACCAGGAACTCAATCGCAACTCCCCTTGTGTCACCTCTCTCCAGCCTGGAGGAGCTGCTGACCACGCAGTGTGACCGCTTCTCCCAGGAGGAGGTGAGTGGGGACCGGGGCGGAGCCGGAGCAGCAAAGGGGCTGAGGCCGGGGAGACTAAGGGCCTGTGCGAGACGCCCCTACGTCTTTCCCCAGATCAAGAACATGTGGGCGGCCTTTCCCCCCGACGTGGGCGGCAACGTCGACTACAAAAACATCTGCTACGTCATCACGCACGGCGACGCCAAGGACCAGGAGTAGGAGCCCCCGCGGGCCTCCGCTGCCCGACGCTTCTGTTCGGCCCGACCTCCACCCCGGCTCCCAATAAAATTTAACTGATCTTTGTTTCTTATGGGCGGCGCCTTCAGAGTGTCTGCGCGAGGGCCTCAGGTGGGAGCGCCCCACAAATGAATGGATGCGGCCTGGAGGCCTGCGGGGGTCGCCCCCACAATCTACGCCCGCCGCCTTTTTCCGCAAGGAAGGAGAAGGCTCGCGTGGCCGCGGGAAGTTCAGTTTTTATTGAAGACAGAGTCTGGGAGAAGAAGGGGGACTCCGGAAGACAGTGATGCGGTCGGAGACGGCGCAGGCCCCGGGCCGGGAAGTGGGCGGTGTCTGGGTGGGCGGGACCAGCGCCGGGGCGGGGCTACGGACTCAGGCTGGGAGAACCTCCCCCTAGCCCGCGCGAGGGCGGCACCCGCGGAGGTcccggcgggggggggggggccgCTGGGCAGTGTGGGGCGCGGGGATTGGACAAGAGGTCGACTGAAGGCGGAGCCGAGGTGAGGCCGGGCGGGGCGGAGCCGAGGTGAGGCCGGGCGGGGCGTGGCCTCAGAGGGCGTCTGACTGCTCGCCCTGGGCCTGGCTCTGCTGCATTTGGGCttgcatcttctccagcatctcttGCATGCGGCGCAGCTGTGCAGGGCGAGATTGCAGGCGGTGACCTGGCGAGGCCAGAGGGGGACCTGGGGCATCGGTCGGGGGGAAGCGAGGTGCGTGCTCACCTCTTCGTCTTTCTCGCGGATCAGCTTCTCGGTGTCCGCCAGAGGCAGCATGGGCAGCGGGATCTCCGTGGCGCTCTGGCGGGAAAGCTTACTGCGGGACAGTGGGAAGGGGACAGGAATCAGGAGCGGGACCTGAGGTTGTGGGTGAGgcccaggaggcagggcctggggcgAGGTTGGGGTCTAGGAGGCGGAGCCAGGTCCTTGAAGTTAGGGCCGGAGGCAAAGcgggtggggagagagggggagagggggagagggggagagagggagagagggagggagagagaggtctGAGTGGTGAAGGCGGAGTCACGGGTGGTGGGGACGAGGCCTCAGGGCGGGGTCATGGGTGAGGCGGGACCTTGGAGGCTCCGATACTGTCCGCCCCGGGTCTCACCTGCGGCTGGCTCGATCGCGAGCCCCAGGCCGGGCCAGGCTCTGTAGGCAGCGGGCCCGGTAGCCCTCGTAGAGCAGATCGTGCGTCACCTCTTTCAGGTCCTGCAGGTGTGTCTGCACCAGCATCCGTCGCAGGTTCAGGAAATCGCAGTGATGTGGGTTCTccactggggggggggggggggggggtgcggaCCAGCGAACGTCAGGGAGTTTCGGGTCCAACCCACCCGTAAGGGTCGGGTCTACAGGAAAGTCCTGCTGCCACTCTAGCGGAGGGTCCGCGGTCTGCAGCCCAGCGACCCCCCTTTCCTCCTAGGATCCCCTGGGACCAAAGCCCACCCCAACTTCACATGTTGAGTGCGCCTGACCCAGAGGCCCCGGGCTCCCTGCTGGCCTTAGGACCCCTGCCTGGCCTCACTCACCCTCCACGGTCCCCCAGGAGTAGCGGCGTCCCCTCACCGGCCGGTTCCCGCCATCCCTCACCACCTCGCATGATCCCACGACTGCAAAAGGGATGCTTTCCtggagggcagggggcaggggttcACCATTGGCTCACACGGCAGAAACTTTCCCAGCTTCAATCTCCACACCCGCCTCCTCTGCTTCCTgccccttcctctttttttttttttttttttttgagacaaggtctcgctccattgcccaggctggagtgttcaagtgattctcctgcctcagcctcccgagtagctggaattacaggcgcccaccaccacacctggctaatttgtgtatttttagtagaggtggggtctcgccatgttgcccaggctggtctggaactcctgacctcaggggatcctcccgtctcagcctcccaaagtgctgggattacagacgtgagccaccgtgcccggcctgccttccttctttctttcccacacCTTCATCTCTGCATCCTGCCTCTTGAAGTCTTCATCTTCATCAGAGTCACATTCGGGGAACTGGTAGATGTGGATCTCCTCTTCCTTCAGCTGATCCCGGATCTCAGGGGAAACAGATATAGAGACAGTGTGAAACGGGCCACAATGACAGACATTTCATGaccagagacagacacagagatacTGGGTGgtcagagacagacagaaagacatgaaagacagagatggggagagatggACATACAGGAAGACAAAAAATCTCAGAGACATAGATGGTGAGAAACACAAGATTCTAAGATGGGGCAGACATTAAGAGACCAGgagaagcctgggcaatatagctagatcccatctctacaaaaaatatacacatatattttgaaacaaggtttcactctatcacccaggctggagtccagtggctccatcttggttcactgcagcctcaacctctcaggctcaggtgatcctcccatctcagccttctgagtagctgggactacaagtgcacaccaccacacctggctaatttttgtactttttgtagagatggggttttacaatTTTGCCGTGGCTTGTCTTAAACTcttcagctcaagcaatccactgacctcagcctcccaaacaacgtgctgggattaacaggtgtctgccaccaagcccagccaaaaaaatattttttaagttagccaggcatggtggtgttcatctatagtccctgctactcaagaggctgaggcaggaggatcacttgcgcctacaagttcgaggctgcagtgagctatgatcttgccactgtactgcagcctgggccacagagtgagactctatcttaaaaaaaaaaagagagaaagagaggccgAGAGAGATATAAGCAGAAACAGTGGGAAAGGGCTCTGAAGACACGGGGTGGGGGCCAGAGGGAAGTCACTATGTTCTCATGTCTATGCTCCTGCCCTCAAATAGGCCTCAGCCAGGCATCTAGCCCAGGGGCTGCATATGTAGCCTATTTTGAGCCTTCAGAGACATGGCTATGCTGGCGGCTTACCACCCGCCTTCCTCAGAAGCTTCTCCTACAATCTAGCCTGATGCACCATGCTCCAGAAAGGCCACTTCAAGATCAAAGAAGTCTAAGCTGAAATCAGGTTTGGCCTCACTTGGGGTCAAAGGTCAGAGGTCATCACTCACACCTTCTGCTTGAGGGCCTGGGTTTCCTGGGGCATCAGAGCATCCGCTTTGCCAATGACTGGGATGATGTTGACTTTCTCGTGTACTGCCCGGAGGAAGGCCACATCTAGGGGACGGAGCCTGCACCCAGGGATTGGTCATTGCCCAGCCTCAGGGGGCAGAGACCCCCCAGCCCTCCCTAAATGCCCCAGCCCCCAGGATCCCCCCACCAGACCCCCGGCCGAAGGGTGAGATGAAGTAGAGGCAGCAGTGGACTCGGGAGTCCTGGATGTTCTTCCGGTTCAGGCCACTCTCATCCCTAAGGTACTGCTCAAATTGCTCCTCGATGAATTTCACCACCGGAAGCCAGCTGGGTGTGGGGAGAGGATGTGAGGTCAGAGATCAAAGGCCAGAGGGCAGGGGGCAAGGCTAGCCAGGACTGTGGGAGTAGAATGTCATTTCTTTGGCTCCCTCCAAAGACATTAAGGGGAACTGGTGGGGGCCTAGGTGAGTCATCAAGAAGCACAGGGACCCAGTGACCCTCTGAAACAGACACCACATTTTGAAATAGGGAGCCAGCACAAACCAGTCCTGTAACTCTCCAGGGAGTCGCCACTGTGAAAGGCTGAGCCTCTGTcccctttcctcttcctcacCAGTCAGAGCAGTCCACTGAGTCCCCAAAGCCAGGTGTGTCCACAAGGGTCAGCTTCACTTTCACACCCCCTTCCTCAATCTCTACGCCCCGGCGCTCAATGGCCAGGGTCTGTGTCAAGAGAGCTGTGGGATGGGAGAGAGGTCAGGGATCCGGGGAGGCTCTGAGGCAGAATTAATTTCCTTTGTCAATATCACAGTTGCCTGCACCCATTTCCCAGGGGAGGAAAGTCTCAGAAAAAAGCAGTCAACTACCTGAGTCCCCAGATGGGAAAGACTAGGGTGTAACCTGGGGACAGGGGCTACTGCCTCGAGAGGGTGGGGAGGGTCTTACCACTGGCCTCTGGCATCTGGCGATCCTCATAGAGGTTGGTGAGGAAGAGGCTGTTGATGAGGGTGGATTTCCCTAGGCCTGACTCCCCTGTGGACAGAACAGGCCCAACTGGTCAGGGGAGGGGACAGCCAGGGTCTCCTAAGGACATCCCCTCCGCAGTTCCCTCTCCAAAACCCCCAGACCTGCCACCATTAGCGTGAAGTCAAACCCCTTCTTGACAGACTTGCGGTGCAGCTGGTTGGGGAGGGCAGCAAAACCCACGTACTCCTTGTCCTATGGATGGGGGTGGACAATATGAGGCTGCTGGCAATGGCAGGCAGGGTCcccaggatcacttgagttcctGGGCTAGGAAGAGTCAGTGGGGTCTGGGGACCCCAGGCATGGGGGCTGGGGGCCGAGATGCCCAGGTTTCTGGGTGTAAGGACTCACCATGACTCCGCCAGCCATCACTGCACCTGCCGTCTCTCCCCACTTCCTCTGGTGGGGCAGGAAGCTGAGTGCGGCTAACAAGGGGGCGGGCAGAAGAGGCAGCTGAGATGCTCAAACTGGCCCAGTCCCAGAGAGGTGGGGAAGGCCAAGGCCAAGAACACCTGGGGTTACCACCTCCTGGACCCCTTTGCCCATCACCTCTCTACGTACCTTCAACCCCTCCATCCTTCACACATCTGGATTCCAAGTCCCACTGTAGCTCCATCATCGTGGTGAGACATGGGGTATGTGCAGAGAGGAAGGAAGTGGCTCCCTTTGTTAGCAGGGGAGATGAAGGTTTTGATGAGCTGATTAGAAAACAGTTCCCAGGACGGGCaaggtggctctcgcctgtaatctcagcactttgggaggcggaggagggaggacagcttgagccaaggagttccagaccagcctgggcaacagagggacgTGCCCCtttaccatctctacaaaacattaaaaaattagccaggcatgttggtacaatcctgtagtcccagctactggggaggctgaggtgggaggattgcatgagcccagaagatcaagactgcagtgagctgtgatcacactactacactccagcctgagcaacacagcaaaaccctgtttctttttctttctttctttttttttttgagacggagtctcgctctgttgcccaggctggagtgtagtggcgccatctcggctcactgcaagctccacctcccgggttcccgccattctcctgcctcagcctcccaagtagctgggactacaggcacctgctaccgcgcctggctaatttttttgtgtttttagtagagacgagatttcaccatgttagccaggatggtttcaatctcctgacctcgtgatctgcccgcctcggcctcccaaactgctgggattacgggcgtgagccaccatgccaggccaacgctgtttcaaaaaaagaaaaagaaaaaagttctcgTGGTTTAAGTGGACCAGAAGCCATGATGGGATTCGGAGTGGGTGAAGCCATACATTTTCCAGCTCAGACAATGGATTCATAAAAGGACTCCAGGTCTTTGGACACCACTGCCCGAGAGATTTTCCTTCAGAATCCTGGCCAAGGAACTCCACTGCTCAAAATCCTTCAGGAACTCCCCAGTAACTCAGAGTCAAGTCTGAATTCTGGCCTGACTGCCAAAGCCTCCCTCAGCTGGCCTCATCACCCCATCTCTCACTCTTCCAAACGTCCTTGGCTCTCTACCCACATTgagcttttcctttttctgaatcAGTTAAACTCTTCCTCATCCTTCAAGTGTTTCTTTCCAAGGGCTCTGCCTCTATGCAATCTCTCCACCTACCCTAGGCAGGGTCATTGTCCCTCCTTCAGATTCCCAGCACctggctggcgtggtggctcacaactgtaatcccagcactttgggaggccgaggtgggtggatcacttcaagaccagcctggccaacatggcgagaccctgtctagcaaaaatacaaaaattagccaggcttggtggtgcgtacctataattccagctacttgggaatctgaggcaagagaattgcttgagcccaggaggtggaggttgcagtgagccgagattgcaccgctacactccatcctgggcaacagagcaagaccctatctcaaacaaacaaacaaatctacCTCAGGAccgctgcggtggctcacacctgtaatcccagcactttgggaggctgagtcgggcagatcacgaggtcaagagattgagaccatcctggccaacatggtgaaaccccatctctactaaaaatacaaaaaattagctgggcatggtggcattgcctgtagtcccagctactcaggaggctaaagcagaattgcttgaacccaggaggtggaggttgcagtgagccaagatcgtgccactgcactccagcctggtgacagagcaagactccgtctcaaaaaacaaaaaacaaacaaacaaaaatgctacTTAATACCATCTAGGGACTGTTAAGAACCTGGAAaggggggctgggtgcggtggctcatgcctgtaattccagcactttgggaggacagggcagtcggatcacttgaggccaggagttcgagaccagcctggccaacatggtgaaacccccgtctctactaagaatacaaaaatcagccaggcgtggtggtgcacgcctgtaatcacagctactagggaggctgaggcaggagaattgctagaacctgagaggcgtaggttgcagtgagccaagatcctgccactgcactccagcctgggcgacagggcaagactccgtctcaaaaaaataaataagtaggccaggcgcggtggctcgtgcctataatcccagcacttcgggaggctgagtcaggcagatcacctgtggtcaggagttcgagaccagcctgagcaacatggagaaaccctgactctactaaaaatacaaaattagcagggcgtgatggcgcatgcctgtaatcccagctacacaggagctgaagcaggagaatcacttgaacctggcgaagtttgcggtgagctgagattgtgccattgcactccaatctgggcaacaagagcaaaactctttctcaaataataataataataataataataataatataaataaataagcaaagggCAGGGATCATGTTACCTCTCAGCACTCCACCACCGGCCTTCCTCCTGCATCTCTCACCAGGCTGAGCATCTCTATGGTCTTAGTTAAAATTCtgaaatcagccgggtgtggtggttcacgcctgtaatcccaggacttggggaggccaaggcaggcagatcagaaggtcaagagatcgagaccatcctggccaacatggtgaaaccccatctctactaaaaatacaaaaattagttgggtgtggtggcgcgtgcctgtaatcccagctacttgggaggctgaggcacaagaatcacttgaacccaggaggcgcaggttgcagtgagccaagatcacaccactgcactccagcctggcaacagagcaagactctgtctcaaaaaaaaggaaaaaaactttctGAACTCCTCCCACTCTCACTCCCCACAAGTGTTTCCAGTGAGTTTCCAATTCCCACCTATCCTTCAGAAAAATTGGTCCCCTTTTCTTCACACTCTCCATGCCATTAACCTGCTTTGGGTTCAGACCCTGATCAACTCTTCTCTGAGTTATTCAACAGCCTTTGACAGAATAAcatgtttaaaggaaaaaaaaaaatgttgggcgtggtggttcacgcctgtaatcccagtgctttgggaggttgaggtgggagaattgcttgaggctaggagttcaagaccagtctggtcaacatagcaagacccgatctgtattaaaaaaataaataaaaaagaggataACATGtaggccaggcagtggctcatgtctgtaatctcagcactttgggaggccgaggtgggaggatcacttgaggccaggagtttgagaccagcctgagcaacacagtgagatcctgtctttacaaattaaaaaaaaaaattagctgggcatcgtggtgcaCAATTGttgtcccagctagttgggaggttgaggcaggaggatcacttgagcccaggaatttgaggctgcaatgagtcattGTGGTGTCACTACACtttagcatgggtgacagagcgagaccctgtctcaaaaaaaatacaaaatttaggatgacatatatttatctatttattgtaCAACCAACACATGTTttcatagaaaaattataaaatgcaattgaaatataaacatttaaatgtgggccgggagtggtggctcatgcctgtaatcccagcactttgggaggctgaggcaggaggatggcttaagctcaggaattcgagaccagcctggggaacatggtgaaaccccatgtctacaaaaagtacaaaaattagctgggcatggtggcatgcacctgtggtcccagctactcagaaggctgaggtgggaggatcgtccagtctgtgtgacagagccagaccctacctcaaaaaaaaaaatattttttaatgtgatatcaccattttttttttttttcttgagatggagtttcgctcttgtagtttcgctcttgttgtccaagctggagtgcaatggtgtgatctcggctcactgcaacctccgcctcccgggttcaagtgattttcctgcctcagcctcccgagtagctaggattacaggcatgtgccaccacgctcaggtaattttgtagttttagtagagatggggtttcaccatgttggtcaggctggtctcgaacttccggcatccca
This sequence is a window from Gorilla gorilla gorilla isolate KB3781 chromosome 18, NHGRI_mGorGor1-v2.1_pri, whole genome shotgun sequence. Protein-coding genes within it:
- the MYL11 gene encoding myosin regulatory light chain 11 isoform X2, producing MFDQTQIQEFKEAFTVIDQNRDGIIDKEDLRDTFAAMGRLNVKNEELDAMMKEASGPINFTVFLTMFGEKLKGADPEDVITGAFKVLDPEGKGTIKKKFLEELLTTQCDRFSQEEIKNMWAAFPPDVGGNVDYKNICYVITHGDAKDQE
- the SEPTIN1 gene encoding septin-1 — encoded protein: MAGGVMDKEYVGFAALPNQLHRKSVKKGFDFTLMVAGESGLGKSTLINSLFLTNLYEDRQMPEASALLTQTLAIERRGVEIEEGGVKVKLTLVDTPGFGDSVDCSDCWLPVVKFIEEQFEQYLRDESGLNRKNIQDSRVHCCLYFISPFGRGLRPLDVAFLRAVHEKVNIIPVIGKADALMPQETQALKQKIRDQLKEEEIHIYQFPECDSDEDEDFKRQDAEMKESIPFAVVGSCEVVRDGGNRPVRGRRYSWGTVEVENPHHCDFLNLRRMLVQTHLQDLKEVTHDLLYEGYRARCLQSLARPGARDRASRSKLSRQSATEIPLPMLPLADTEKLIREKDEELRRMQEMLEKMQAQMQQSQAQGEQSDAL